Proteins from a genomic interval of Zingiber officinale cultivar Zhangliang chromosome 2A, Zo_v1.1, whole genome shotgun sequence:
- the LOC122040148 gene encoding SKP1-like protein 1 — protein sequence MGKTIKLISGDGEMFEVEEAVAFQSNIIKSLADEDNADDCIPLPRVDSQILSKVLEFCRKHANSPSVHTKFAAIPSELCPKHDGSAAGASSSESSSAHSETCRACYDAVMKLVQWDLEFVKVDLDLIHHLLKAANYLDIEDLMFMAVEGAANAIRGNNPEEIRKLFDLENDFTPEEEKEILKEYSWLDDPFEP from the exons ATGGGGAAGACCATCAAGCTCATTTCCGGCGACGGGGAAATGTTTGAGGTGGAGGAGGCGGTGGCATTCCAATCGAATATCATCAAGAGCCTCGCCGACGAGGACAACGCCGACGACTGCATCCCCCTCCCCCGGGTCGACTCCCAGATTCTGAGCAAGGTCCTCGAGTTCTGCAGGAAGCATGCCAATTCCCCCAGCGTTCACACCAAATTCGCCGCCATCCCCAGCGAGTTATGCCCGAAGCACGACGGCTCTGCCGCCGGTGCTTCCTCCTCTGAATCGTCGTCTGCGCACTCCGAAACTTGTAGAGCCTGTTACGATGCGGTGATGAAGCTCGTTCAATGGGACTTAGAGTTCGTTAAAGTGGATTTGGACTTAATCCATCACCtccttaaa GCAGCGAACTATCTGGACATAGAAGACTTGATGTTTATGGCCGTTGAGGGTGCCGCAAATGCGATCAGAGGGAATAATCCGGAAGAGATTCGCAAGCTATTCGACCTCGAGAATGACTTCACGccggaggaagagaaagagattcTTAAGGAGTATTCTTGGTTGGACGATCCATTTGAACCCTAG